The window atagtttcttgtatcttgatttctgcgagtatctgttggtttcgAATGATTTATTTACTTCCAttgtttcattttcatagttatctatagtagttgatactccttttaccatgacttttttgttttcatattgttttcgatacgcttgatcatatctaaccttttgtcttttcctctctttttctactctcttgagccgagggtctttcggaaacagccgccctacctttcaaggtgggggttaggtctgcgtacactctaccctccccagaccccacatagtgggattatactgggcttgttgttgttattgttgttgaggAAAGAAAGTGGCTTTGCATGGAAAACGCAACAGTGGTCCTCTTAACCTTCTATTGCTAAGACCAGAAGAAAGCTGGGAGTTACTAGAGAAAAGGGTATTTGGAATAGAAAGTCGTCCAGATGAACTATTGGATGTTCGAAAAGAGATAGCCCAAAATTGTAAAGGGCTTCCTTTGGTGGCAGATCTGATTGCTGGAGTCATTGCAgggaaggaaaagaagaaaactGTTTGGCATGAAGATTTGAGTTCCTTTGTTTTCAACAATGAAGCTGAAGTGATGAAGGTTATAGAATTAAGTTATGACCATTTACCAGATCACCTAAAGCCATGCTTGCATTACCTTGCAAGTTTTCGGAAGAACAGAGCAATTGGAATCTATGGGTTTAAAACGTTTTGGCGCAACAAAGGACTTGTGGAACGGACAGAGTGTGGAAGTGATGAAGGTTTATTTGGATAATTTAATTTCCAGTAgcttggtaatttttttttcaatgaGATAGGCGATTACCCGACTGGCCAAATTCTCTTCTACTTATCTGTGTACTAACTACATCAATGCAGGATATGCTATCTCAAACTGTAGACAAAATTGGTGCAAGAAAAATGTACCTAGTCTTAATGTGAGAATTGAGATGCAGTGTTGCACTCCAGCAAGAATtctaaaaaaaagaaaagtttaATTTGAGTACTAGTGCTACTGGCCTGGTAGTTGTGATAATGGTGTACagtttgtttggatggttgttacatattATTTCATAATGTATTGTAGCATATTtgattgtattgtactgtattgttTTGATGAACACAACGTTTGAATAGATTGTATCGTTTTCCGTCGTTAGATATTGTCACACATCAACAATCTACAGGATAAACCTTAGGAAAAGTAGAATACAGGTAGAGTTATTGTCAATGCACCACTGAGGACCAAGTTTTGCAGCAAGAGCCTCTGCTTGCTAGAGCACTGGACATGTCTGGAAAAGGCCATAAGAACCCCTCCATTGTTATCCTTGATCACACCACCAATGCCTGCCTTTTCGTTACTTTTGATGTAGCCCCCATGTTGATTTTGATGTTTCCCTCCTCTGGTCTATTCGTTGACATGCCTAATGGTTACTACTGGTTTCAATCTGTCTATATTCTCACATATTGAAGGTCAAGTTCCAGTTAGGGGAAACTGAATGTATCACTGCTTTTATATTCCATGTAGTATGGTACTCCATTCTGCTGAGGTAAGATCTTCCGTTGTTCTCCACATTTGAAAGCAGTCCATTCCTTCCAGATTTCCCAACATATAATGACTGGAACAATTGGCATAATCAATTTTTGGACCCCATTTTTGGTATTCATATCCCACCACTATTTTATAGTCCTTCTTATTGGCCCCGGTTGATGTATAACACTAAGAGGGGCACCAATATACTTCCAGATGTGAGTAGCAACTTCACTTTCAGTGAAAATGTGCTGCATAGAGGCATTGACAGGACTACTATAGCATAAACAAGTCGCAATAGTCCGATTCCCAAACCTTGCGACAGCTTCATTGAAAGGAAGTTTCCCATGACAAAAAGTCTCCAGCTCAAAAAGGAAAACTTGAATGGTAGTGACTTATGCCACAACTTGCAAAGGAAGTTGTTATTTTGCTTGATCATTCTGATCTTGTTCCAAGCAGATCTGTTGACCAATAGACTCCATCTTCTGTAATGTCCCAAATGGGATCATCATTGTGATCAGCAGGACCAATTCTCTTGGACAATCTGGTTAGGGAGAACATTAGCCAGCAGGTTAACATCCCAACCACCACCAGTAATAAAATCGCTCACGTCGGCGAGGATTTCGTTAACTAGAGCGCACGAGTTGACAGTTTCAGGTGACCCCTGCATTGCTTCGCGTTGGCACGAAGTTATTTGCTTGTCATTGTCCTTTTCTTTTAACAAAAAACTCTTAAGAGTCGCTCCGTTGGTCATTTTACTAGTGTCATGagtattccctttttttttttttttataattattataTATAGACTTGTGAGCCAGTCTCCACCATCTTTTTATTGCCAGACTGTTAGAAATATcattaagggctcgtttggtaaaAGGGATAAAGATAACTAATTTCGGGATTGAGATAAAATGGTGGTACAACTAATTTCGAAactgtagtgttattttatctctGTGGGAGGATACAATAACTAATCCTGGGCTTAGTTATCTggggataacttgtttccaaccaaacgacccctaagagttATAATGCTAATACCAAACCAAACATGGCCCAACAGAAAAGGTTTTTTGGTCATTTTATAAAGGGAAAATTTCACAGGTTGCGAGACTAGCGCCTTTTCATATGCAAAAATAGCGATGTTTTTTTCCCCAAAACGTAACAGTATTtttctttcaaaacttaatatatACATTGTATGTCCGCTCTTTCAAAACATAGCATATACTGTATACTCACACATACAGTACCGTATATACATTGATAGCATCTACACATTATGCGCGTGCATACAAGAATTGTGGCTACAATTTAGGGATGTGTATATTAATGTATATCTGCGATAAGATTTAAAATGTAACTATGTTTTGAAATTATTTAAAAGTACCGCTAAAATGTAATTATGAGGTTATTTTTTCTTAAATAAGGCTAAAGGGGTTAATAATTTTAGGGTTGCGCCAAAATGAGTACTTAATTTCTTTGGGCTAACATATACGGTGTGTTAATTTTCCATACTTTCGGAACGGTAATTCTGACATGTGGTCATCCTTTAATTGGACGAAAATTATTTTTTACCATCCAACTTTGCTTATAAAATCAAATATTTTCCTCAAAGGTAAACAATTGATGATATTCTCCCCACTTTATCTCATGAACAATGCAAAGGTTATTTTACACTCCATAGGTACAAAAGTTAAACCCTTAAGAATAATAAATTTGGAAGTTCTAGGAAATTAAACATAATTCTCTCGCAACGGAATATGAAATAAAGAAACTAATTAAAAGTAATAAGTTTAACTTATATTTCTATATATTGAGCAAAAATAGTAGTAATTATTGAGATAATAATGGTCAAAAGCACACCTGAAATAAATTATTTGATAAATAGTTAGTGATAGTTTATGTAGAAAATGCAAAcacctgatagttcaggtagggaACTTGTAATTAATGATACTTCAGgtgttttttaccattatctcttaattttttttaaagaaattccAATTAATTCCTTTAATTATCTGCGTGGAGTGCCATCTGACactattttaaaacaaaaaacgAGAGTGTACACCATGATGGTGAGAAAAAGGTGGTGGTAGTTCAGGTAGGAAGGCAAACATCtaatagttcaggtagaaaactcGCAAAAAAGTAATATttcaggtgtgtttttgatcAATATCTCTAAATTATTTGGAGTACTAGTATAGGGCAAACAGATTGTAGAGAAAATATAGGCTGCATATATATGGTGCATGAAAGCTAATCAAATGACTAATTAGGATAAATTAATATCTCACAAAGTACATATAATCACAAAACTACTAGCTATTACAACATTCATATACTACCATGACCTTGATCTACATGACTAGTGTCAGTCGATCAAGCCACTAACTTTTATTCGTTTGTAAGTTGTTACCTTAATCTTTTAATTTCATTAATTTCCTCCTAATTCAtagttttctttatttccttaaaAGGAGAATAGTATTTCCCTTCAACTCTTAAATTATTTGTTTTAATCAGGGAGATAAGGCTTGATAAGTTGAATTAGGGATCCTTTAAGATGAAGAGACATAACTTCATTTGTTGATCCTACTAATTTCCCCCCAATGAATACTGCTGGAACTGAGGCATTACAACCCATCCTCATAAGAGCTTTCTCCATATCTTTTCCCTCAGAATCATGATCAAGTTCATGCACATATGGATCAACACCAAGATCTCGAAATAGTATGGTGACCGCGTAGCTTAAACAACATGTACTCTTGCTGAAGATCACTACCCCGTGATCCGATGCCATTCGTTGTACCTTGTCCATTTCTTGATAATTAGGTTGTGAAAGAACCTTCGTATGCCCTTTGAGTTAACAACACCGACTAACAAAATGATGAAATCTGATAAAAAGCGGTCGAGAGTGGTTAGTCttcaaaaactagggtttcttTCTTGGTTTAGTTTAATTCGTCACTAGGTGGAATCAGATCGTCTGACTCTCAATTGCTATTTATGTTGGTTGCGTTAAGCTTGCAACTAGCCCTTTTGAAAGCTAGTAGAAAGAGGATAGATTTGTTACGAGCTATACTTGGTATTATAACTTAACGACCAGAGATAGGGGTAAATGGAGGTACTCTTTAGTGTACCATCGGATCTAAGTTCAACAGAACTTGAACATCGATCCGATGGTTGATAATTTGATGCTAGAAGAGATGAAGGAAAAAGCAAGCAAGAAAAAGCTTGAGAAATATTAGGGTTAATTTTTTAGAGGTTGCTTGGAAATGGAGGGTTTTCATGCCTACActatttataaaagaaaaaaatggaaCATCTTCTATGTAGCTAAATGAAAGTGGAGTTCCTCTGTCTAAATTGAAAAGTTTCAAAAGATGGTGTGCTTTATTTAGATGCTCCAAGAACTGCAGTACAGCTTTACTAAAGAgaattttaataaaaataaaataaaaatagataCTATTTCATTCCACAAACTTTGAGCAAGTTGGAGGATAGTACATATATTCTATTTGGTCATGCACTTTTTGAATTAGAATCTTTGTGGTGGAAAAGGCTTATTTGAACCTCCTAAACATATATACCTATATTCACTTTCCATATAATTAATTAGGATTTAACTTAAAAGAACTTTTATGCCACGGGGAAGGGAAAAGAATCGAGTCCATCATGCTCGACGATTAGGAGAAgcaaaacaaaatcaaaatttgGCCAAAAAAAGAAGTAAGGTTTTTCTTAAATCAGTGATGTCTTTGATATAGGAAAATGGTAGCAATACATGGGGATTGGCGAATAAGAGCTCGCTGAAGCGTCATTCTCTATTTCTAAGGCCGTGTATTTTAACTTGTTGTAATAGATAACCTTACACTTTTCGTAGGTTGCTAatatatttcatttttatatggACGATTGTCTATATTAAGTGATCTAATAATATTCATTTCTTTTAAGTATAAAAGTTAAATCCACTTATTAACTAGCTTCTTGATCACACATTGGAATATTGTGTGTGCGtgctaaaataattaattattctGATGATTATCCATAATTACTCATTAATTCATAATATAAGAAATTCTTTAGACAACGTGGACAAACAACTAGCCGTGCAAGATTAGACTATACTATAAAAGCAAGACCAAAGAAAAAGACTATATTATAGAAGTTATTCCTAAAGATgcattataattatttatataatgTGTAGTCAATTTCTTGAGATTCTTTTCTCAATATTCTTGGATTGTATTCTCTGCTCGAAGATATAGCAGGAATTGAAAAGTTTTTCGGTGGCTTCGATTCTTTTGTTGTGTCCACTACAAACTTG is drawn from Lycium barbarum isolate Lr01 chromosome 8, ASM1917538v2, whole genome shotgun sequence and contains these coding sequences:
- the LOC132605626 gene encoding monothiol glutaredoxin-S11-like, which produces MDKVQRMASDHGVVIFSKSTCCLSYAVTILFRDLGVDPYVHELDHDSEGKDMEKALMRMGCNASVPAVFIGGKLVGSTNEVMSLHLKGSLIQLIKPYLPD